DNA from Pseudocitrobacter corydidari:
GGTGATTGCCGGACGTCCAAATGCCGGGAAATCGAGCCTGCTGAATGCGCTGGCCGGGCGTGAAGCCGCCATCGTTACCGATATCGCAGGCACCACGCGCGACGTGCTGCGCGAACATATTCATATCGACGGCATGCCGCTGCACATCATCGATACGGCGGGCCTGCGTGAAGCCAGTGATGAGGTGGAACGCATCGGTATCGAGCGCGCCTGGCAGGAAATCGAACAGGCCGACCGCGTGCTGTTTATGGTCGATGGCACCACCACCGACGCCGTTGATCCGGCGGCTATCTGGCCTGATTTTATCGCCCGCCTGCCGGCAAATTTGCCGATAACCGTGGTGCGAAACAAAGCGGATATCACCGGCGAACCGCAGGGATTGAGCGAGGTGAATGGTCACTCACTCGTTCGTCTTTCCGCGCGTACCGGCGATGGCGTGGAAGTGCTGCGCAACCATCTTAAACAAAGCATGGGCTTTGAAACCAATATGGAAGGCGGCTTCCTGGCGCGTCGTCGCCACCTGCAGGCGCTGGAACAGGCCGCAGAGCACCTTCAGCAGGGCAAGGCGCAACTGTTGGGCGCATGGGCGGGTGAACTACTGGCTGAAGAACTGCGCCTCGCACAGCAAGCCCTGAGCGAGATTACCGGGGAATTCACCTCAGATGATTTGTTGGGGCGGATTTTCTCGAGTTTTTGCATTGGGAAGTAAGAAATTTTTGTCAGACGTTCGCGCCCATCGCCGGATGGCGGCTGTGCCTTATCCGGCCTACAGGTTTTGTAGGCCCGGTAAGCGTAGCGCCACCGGGCATTTAGCACCACTGCCCGCCATGTGAGTTTTCCCCACAGGAAATCACACTTGTCCAAATGGCAACTCGCCAGCCATTCGCCCTCCCCGTATCCTGAGCGCCACGCTTATTGTGAGGACGCTATGGCCCGCTATCTCCTGTGTAGTTTCGCCCTTGTTTTGCTTTATCCCGCGGGTATCGACATGTATCTGGTGGGTTTACCGCGTATTGCCGCCGATCTCAACGCCAGCGAGGCGCAGCTGCATATTGCCTTCTCGGTCTATCTGGCCGGAATGGCGACCGCGATGCTGTTTGCCGGACGCGTCGCCGATCGCTCAGGGCGTCGGCCTGTCGCGCTGTTTGGCGCGGTGGTGTTTGTGCTGGCCTCCGCGCTGTGCGCGCTGGCGCAGGAGAGTTCGCTGTTTCTGCTGGGGCGTTTCGTACAGGGGTTTGGGGCCGGGAACTGCTACGTCGTTGCCTTTGCGATTCTGCGCGATACGCTGGATGACCAGCGGCGTGCCAAAGTGCTGTCGCTGCTGAACGGTATCACCTGTATTGTGCCCGTACTGGCGCCGGTGATGGGCCATCTGATTATGCTCAGC
Protein-coding regions in this window:
- the mnmE gene encoding tRNA uridine-5-carboxymethylaminomethyl(34) synthesis GTPase MnmE: MSHNDTIIAQATPPGRGGVGILRISGLKAREVAEAVLGKLPKPRYADYLPFKDVDGTALDQGIALWFPGPNSFTGEDVLELQGHGGPVILDLLLKRILTLPGVRIAKPGEFSERAFLNDKLDLAQAEAIADLIDASSEQAARSALNSLQGAFSARVNHLVEALTHLRIYVEAAIDFPDEEIDFLSDGKIEAQLNNVMTDLDAVRAEARQGSLLREGMKVVIAGRPNAGKSSLLNALAGREAAIVTDIAGTTRDVLREHIHIDGMPLHIIDTAGLREASDEVERIGIERAWQEIEQADRVLFMVDGTTTDAVDPAAIWPDFIARLPANLPITVVRNKADITGEPQGLSEVNGHSLVRLSARTGDGVEVLRNHLKQSMGFETNMEGGFLARRRHLQALEQAAEHLQQGKAQLLGAWAGELLAEELRLAQQALSEITGEFTSDDLLGRIFSSFCIGK